A single genomic interval of Lentimicrobium saccharophilum harbors:
- a CDS encoding sensor histidine kinase, with protein sequence MGVSRFDGREFRNFDVQDGLPENTVFEIYEDEAGRVWFVGFPFQLSYFEGDSIYKYKYNEVLRSLTGKGHVPVKKSFKVDRNGGVYFTLLRKHSVINIMPSGKVNYINGKNKDFKGVSILEIEDHLFIYQFSENLDDLLKVEVYTNEISKEIEIIRSRTYSFGNLLVLKGEKGEVYFTYNDILVKLWPDGNYVMVNSDDRVFWMNLDENGNLWVGKDKSGISVYEDGNIQSEPLVKYLEGLSISSMVIDNEGGRWFTTLEDGVFYLASESFYSFQVSDGLSSNKINCLAIAGGKIVAGMNDPYINILQGNVITKVKISETPNGVIYALEEETNEKLWIGTNDYLYSYDWMKVTKHENNHKYYRTSNINSRKVFNIKDLFFDGNGKLYLGEAAGLTIAEDGQVIYNSLLDDDIELRVETITRYGKSKLLLGTTSGLWQFTDGKFEYIGALDPMLKNRITSIVTTSNDEIKVFGTKGFGVLVHTNDTTIYLNSSHGLTSNSVTSLLITGNLLWIATNNGLNCLDLTKVGTDEMKIVIFSKQHGLISNEINQIAGNQELIYIATNEGLTVFNYKDYKPVTEPPPIFINGFSVIEEDMPVKSGYFFRHNQNFISIRFTGISFRDAGNLVYKYRLKGLGEDWISTSNSQVEYAFLPPGEYQFEVIAVNSDSLQSSGPAIISFVILPPFWRTWWFITLIVLVGSGLALLFYSYRIKQIRREAVLRNDISWYRQQALARQMDPHFVFNTLNSIQSYIIKNDRLSSSQYLTKFSRLMRLMLNNSQSHAVSLNDEVSALNIYLELESIRFQEKFDFHLNIDPVIEPEVCYIPAFLIQPFIENSIWHGIMGIDRPGCIRVDLKLNETGNQIICTVEDNGKGRAQSMAENSQNDRNRKSLGISIVESRLSLLNSLYGIEMKIIYTDLYDNQGKPAGTRVRINLPIIL encoded by the coding sequence ATGGGGGTAAGCCGTTTTGATGGCAGGGAATTCAGGAATTTTGATGTGCAGGATGGTTTGCCCGAAAATACAGTTTTTGAGATATATGAGGATGAAGCCGGACGGGTGTGGTTTGTTGGATTTCCTTTTCAGTTATCCTATTTTGAAGGAGATTCGATTTATAAGTATAAATATAATGAAGTTTTAAGAAGTCTCACCGGCAAGGGTCATGTGCCTGTAAAAAAGTCATTTAAAGTTGACAGGAATGGGGGAGTTTATTTTACATTATTGAGGAAGCATTCAGTAATTAATATTATGCCTTCAGGCAAAGTTAATTATATAAATGGAAAAAATAAGGATTTTAAAGGGGTCAGTATTTTGGAAATCGAAGATCATCTTTTTATTTATCAATTCAGTGAGAATTTGGATGATTTATTGAAAGTAGAAGTCTATACAAACGAGATTTCAAAAGAGATAGAAATCATTCGTTCGCGGACTTATTCGTTTGGAAATCTGTTGGTTTTGAAGGGGGAAAAAGGTGAGGTATATTTTACTTACAATGACATTCTTGTTAAACTTTGGCCCGATGGTAATTATGTTATGGTGAATTCTGATGACAGGGTATTTTGGATGAACCTGGATGAGAATGGGAATTTATGGGTAGGAAAAGATAAGTCTGGAATTTCCGTTTATGAAGATGGAAATATTCAAAGTGAGCCTTTGGTTAAATATTTGGAAGGCTTATCCATTTCATCCATGGTTATTGATAACGAAGGAGGCAGGTGGTTTACAACTCTTGAAGATGGGGTGTTTTATCTTGCTTCGGAAAGTTTTTACAGTTTTCAGGTGTCTGATGGATTAAGCAGTAATAAAATTAATTGTCTTGCAATCGCCGGGGGCAAAATTGTGGCCGGAATGAACGATCCCTATATTAACATTTTGCAGGGAAATGTGATAACCAAGGTTAAGATTTCTGAAACCCCCAATGGGGTAATATATGCTCTTGAAGAGGAAACTAATGAAAAGTTGTGGATAGGAACAAATGATTATTTATATTCATACGATTGGATGAAGGTGACAAAACATGAAAATAATCATAAATATTACAGGACTTCTAATATAAATAGCAGAAAAGTTTTTAATATTAAAGATCTTTTTTTCGATGGGAATGGAAAACTTTATCTCGGAGAAGCCGCAGGTCTTACTATAGCAGAGGATGGGCAAGTCATTTATAACTCCTTATTAGATGATGATATTGAACTCAGGGTCGAAACGATTACACGGTATGGGAAATCTAAGCTTTTGCTTGGAACAACGAGCGGATTGTGGCAATTCACAGATGGGAAATTTGAATATATAGGCGCACTAGATCCCATGCTGAAAAACCGGATTACAAGTATAGTAACCACTAGTAATGATGAAATTAAAGTATTCGGAACCAAAGGCTTTGGTGTTCTTGTACATACTAATGATACTACCATTTATCTAAACAGTTCTCATGGCCTTACCAGTAATTCTGTTACTTCGCTCCTGATTACCGGTAACCTTCTTTGGATTGCCACCAATAATGGTTTAAATTGTCTGGATCTTACGAAAGTGGGTACAGATGAAATGAAAATTGTCATTTTCTCTAAACAACATGGCCTTATCTCTAATGAAATTAATCAAATAGCGGGGAATCAGGAATTGATTTATATTGCTACAAATGAAGGTCTTACAGTTTTTAACTATAAGGATTATAAACCTGTCACGGAACCGCCCCCCATATTTATAAATGGATTCAGCGTAATAGAAGAGGATATGCCCGTAAAGTCAGGTTATTTCTTCAGGCATAACCAGAATTTTATTTCCATCAGATTTACTGGTATTTCTTTCCGTGACGCAGGTAATCTGGTCTATAAATACAGATTAAAGGGGCTGGGCGAAGACTGGATAAGCACATCCAATTCACAGGTTGAGTATGCTTTTCTTCCTCCAGGAGAGTACCAGTTTGAAGTCATAGCAGTCAATTCAGATAGTTTACAAAGCAGCGGGCCCGCCATCATCAGCTTTGTAATTTTACCGCCTTTCTGGAGAACCTGGTGGTTTATTACTTTAATAGTTCTGGTAGGTTCCGGACTTGCCCTTCTTTTTTATTCATACAGAATTAAGCAGATAAGACGTGAAGCCGTACTCAGGAATGATATAAGCTGGTATCGTCAGCAGGCGCTTGCAAGGCAAATGGATCCACATTTTGTATTCAATACCCTCAATAGCATACAATCTTATATTATTAAAAATGACCGGCTTTCGTCTTCCCAATATCTTACCAAATTCTCCAGACTTATGAGACTCATGCTGAATAATTCACAATCGCATGCAGTTTCGCTTAATGATGAAGTTTCAGCCCTGAATATATACCTTGAACTTGAATCAATCAGGTTTCAGGAGAAATTTGATTTTCATTTGAATATTGACCCTGTCATTGAACCTGAAGTTTGTTATATCCCCGCCTTTCTGATTCAGCCATTCATTGAAAATTCCATCTGGCATGGCATTATGGGGATTGACAGGCCAGGCTGTATCCGTGTTGACCTGAAACTGAATGAAACCGGTAATCAGATAATCTGCACCGTTGAGGACAATGGGAAAGGGAGGGCACAATCCATGGCGGAGAATTCACAGAACGATAGGAACCGTAAATCCCTGGGTATTTCTATCGTGGAGTCCAGGCTAAGCCTTCTGAATAGCCTTTATGGAATAGAAATGAAAATTATTTACACTGATTTATACGATAATCAGGGCAAACCGGCTGGAACCCGCGTCCGCATTAACCTGCCGATTATATTATAA
- a CDS encoding tRNA dihydrouridine synthase, with the protein MTDFWKTLKGPFFVLAPMEDVTDTVFREVVLSVSSPERLRVLVTEFTSVDGLCHPKGRDAVVHRLMVNSSERELLEKSGVFLLAQIWGSDPEKFYQASRFIADNYHFDGIDINMGCPADKIVKQGACAALIGQNTLAAEIIEATRKGSSLPVSVKTRTGIREHITGSWISHLLSCKVSAITLHARTRQMMSLKAADWEQVKIAAEIRDSIDPGIRIIGNGDVENYRQGILLSEHTGADGIMVGRGIFANPWFFSAEPDEHRVSAKLNLLEKHILLYASTWKDTRNYNILKRFFKIYVHGFDGAASLRARLMESVSAGEAMAAIHHFRS; encoded by the coding sequence TTGACTGACTTCTGGAAAACCCTTAAAGGGCCCTTTTTTGTGCTGGCTCCCATGGAAGACGTTACTGATACCGTTTTCAGGGAGGTGGTGCTTTCTGTTTCTTCGCCCGAACGGCTGCGTGTACTGGTTACCGAGTTCACTTCGGTTGACGGTCTTTGTCATCCTAAAGGGCGGGATGCGGTTGTTCACAGGTTAATGGTAAATTCTTCAGAAAGGGAATTGCTCGAAAAGTCAGGGGTTTTCCTGTTGGCTCAGATCTGGGGCAGCGATCCTGAAAAGTTCTATCAGGCCTCGCGTTTTATTGCAGACAACTATCATTTCGATGGAATCGATATCAACATGGGATGCCCGGCCGATAAAATAGTAAAACAGGGCGCCTGTGCTGCATTGATCGGACAGAACACGCTGGCAGCAGAAATCATTGAAGCGACCCGAAAAGGTTCCTCACTTCCGGTAAGTGTAAAAACAAGGACCGGAATCCGTGAGCACATCACCGGATCATGGATTTCGCACCTGCTTTCCTGCAAGGTTTCAGCCATTACCCTTCATGCGCGCACCAGGCAGATGATGTCGCTGAAAGCGGCCGATTGGGAGCAGGTGAAGATTGCAGCAGAAATAAGGGACAGCATAGATCCGGGAATTAGGATCATTGGTAATGGTGATGTAGAAAATTACCGGCAAGGCATTCTTCTGAGTGAACATACCGGGGCTGACGGAATTATGGTTGGAAGGGGAATCTTTGCCAATCCCTGGTTCTTTTCCGCCGAACCGGATGAGCATAGGGTTTCCGCAAAACTAAATCTGCTGGAAAAGCACATCCTTTTATATGCATCAACATGGAAAGATACCCGCAATTACAATATCCTGAAGAGATTTTTCAAGATTTATGTCCATGGCTTTGATGGTGCAGCAAGTTTGCGCGCCCGTTTGATGGAGTCAGTTTCTGCCGGCGAAGCAATGGCGGCCATCCATCATTTTCGTAGTTAA
- a CDS encoding ABC transporter permease — protein sequence MISNYFRSALRNFNRNKGYSLINILGLSLGITATIFILLYINDELGYDKHFRLYDRLYRVEGDFMINNKHDRFAVSSMAIGPALKIEMPEIEMYCRFNGNDNLIIRYQEKEFIEKQSYFADSTAPVMFTLDFVEGTPENALTEPFTIIMSKSQAKKYFGDEEAYGKTIITGNGRSYKVTGVFEDLPANTHMKFDILLSMETLATLFGAERFRSLEPGAFWNVNSYTYILLSENAGINQVLEKFPALYDKYMKEIGDQINASFTMLATRIDKVHHTSKLSADLPVGNKAYIYVFGIVAIFILLLAAINYMNLATARASARAREVGLRKVVGANRTQLAWQFMSESLILAVASFIISLGIMQLLLPLFNEISGKQLSFSFYENPDVFAGMLGIALFTGLLSGAYPALFLSSFQPAKVLKGKLHTGNKGSWLRKGLVTFQLLISVSMITGTLVIYKQLNYMKDADVGFDKENVMVVEVQDTAFRKRTDVFRKELLQNPGILNASMSFGVPGGRHGIQVMRVEKEEKMQEYAMNLIPCDYDFIDLLKLELVKGRNFSREMGSDKLEAVIINETVAKALGWNDDALGKKIHHNFELDGTGGRMMKVIGVVKDFHFTSLHNKIEPIVLFIPEFPMNLLTIRLKPEAGSATIDYIREKWQEYGANRPFDYYFLDKDYEDKYLAESNLGKVFTIFAALSIFIALLGLIGLASFSAMQRTKEIGIRKVLGASVQNIVGMFYKESVILVFIALLIASPLSWYFLDQWLGNFAYHINLGWITFIISGFIALIITILSVSFHSLKAASANPVNAIKYE from the coding sequence ATGATCAGCAATTACTTCAGGAGCGCATTGCGTAATTTTAACCGGAACAAAGGTTACTCGCTGATAAACATTTTGGGCCTGTCTCTGGGGATTACAGCAACCATATTTATCCTGCTTTATATTAATGATGAGTTGGGATATGACAAGCATTTCCGATTGTATGACAGGCTCTACAGGGTTGAGGGCGATTTCATGATCAACAACAAGCATGACCGTTTCGCCGTGAGTTCAATGGCCATCGGTCCTGCACTGAAAATTGAGATGCCTGAAATAGAAATGTACTGCAGATTTAACGGCAACGACAATCTTATTATACGTTACCAAGAAAAAGAATTTATAGAAAAACAATCCTATTTTGCTGATTCAACAGCTCCTGTCATGTTCACGCTTGACTTTGTTGAAGGAACTCCGGAAAATGCGCTTACTGAGCCATTTACGATAATCATGAGTAAATCACAGGCAAAAAAATATTTTGGGGATGAAGAAGCCTATGGCAAAACAATTATTACAGGAAATGGCCGGAGTTATAAGGTTACCGGGGTATTTGAGGATTTGCCTGCAAATACGCATATGAAATTTGACATTTTGCTCTCCATGGAAACATTGGCTACCCTGTTCGGGGCAGAGCGGTTCAGGAGTCTGGAGCCAGGTGCCTTCTGGAATGTTAACAGCTACACCTATATCCTTTTGTCAGAAAATGCCGGCATCAATCAGGTTCTGGAAAAGTTTCCCGCACTTTATGATAAATACATGAAAGAGATCGGCGATCAGATCAATGCTTCATTCACAATGCTGGCCACCAGAATCGACAAAGTTCATCATACTTCAAAGCTGTCAGCCGATCTTCCGGTAGGGAACAAGGCTTATATTTACGTTTTCGGGATTGTAGCAATTTTTATTTTATTGCTGGCAGCAATCAATTATATGAACCTGGCAACGGCGCGGGCCTCAGCCCGTGCACGTGAAGTGGGGCTTCGTAAAGTTGTGGGTGCAAACAGAACACAGCTTGCGTGGCAATTCATGAGTGAAAGCCTGATACTGGCCGTTGCATCATTCATCATTTCTTTGGGCATTATGCAGTTGCTGCTACCGCTCTTCAATGAAATATCCGGGAAACAACTTTCCTTCAGTTTCTATGAAAATCCGGATGTTTTTGCAGGGATGCTCGGCATTGCATTATTTACCGGACTGCTAAGCGGTGCTTATCCTGCACTCTTTCTTTCATCTTTCCAACCGGCTAAAGTGCTGAAAGGAAAACTTCACACAGGAAACAAGGGTTCATGGCTCCGCAAAGGACTTGTTACATTCCAGTTGCTGATTTCGGTTTCTATGATTACAGGCACGCTTGTAATATATAAACAACTTAATTACATGAAGGATGCAGATGTTGGTTTCGACAAGGAAAACGTTATGGTCGTGGAGGTTCAGGATACGGCCTTCAGAAAAAGGACCGATGTTTTCAGGAAAGAGTTGTTACAGAACCCTGGAATTCTCAACGCAAGTATGTCATTTGGCGTACCCGGAGGACGGCATGGCATTCAGGTAATGCGTGTGGAAAAAGAAGAAAAGATGCAGGAATATGCCATGAACCTGATCCCCTGCGATTATGACTTTATTGACCTTTTAAAGCTGGAACTGGTAAAAGGAAGAAATTTCAGCCGTGAAATGGGATCAGATAAACTGGAAGCTGTTATCATCAACGAAACCGTTGCAAAAGCCCTGGGATGGAACGATGATGCACTTGGGAAAAAGATTCATCACAATTTTGAGCTTGATGGTACCGGAGGCAGGATGATGAAAGTAATCGGCGTGGTGAAAGATTTTCATTTCACCTCTCTTCACAATAAAATTGAACCAATTGTTCTGTTTATACCCGAGTTCCCGATGAACCTGCTCACCATCAGGTTAAAACCGGAAGCAGGATCGGCAACCATCGATTATATCAGGGAAAAATGGCAGGAATACGGTGCCAATCGCCCTTTCGATTATTACTTTCTTGATAAAGATTATGAGGACAAATATCTGGCCGAGTCTAATCTTGGAAAAGTATTTACCATCTTTGCGGCCCTTTCAATTTTTATTGCATTACTTGGCCTTATCGGCCTTGCATCTTTTTCAGCCATGCAAAGAACCAAGGAGATTGGCATCCGCAAGGTACTCGGAGCTTCGGTTCAGAATATCGTCGGTATGTTCTACAAGGAGTCTGTTATCCTTGTCTTTATAGCACTTTTAATCGCATCGCCCCTTTCATGGTATTTTCTTGATCAATGGCTGGGCAATTTCGCTTATCATATAAATCTGGGGTGGATTACTTTCATTATTTCAGGTTTTATTGCCCTGATCATTACGATCCTCTCTGTCAGTTTTCATTCTTTAAAGGCAGCTTCAGCCAACCCTGTGAATGCCATTAAATATGAATAA
- a CDS encoding dicarboxylate/amino acid:cation symporter, producing the protein MKIKKPEMHWQILIALIAGTLFAVYLPDQTVWISWMGDLFLKLLKMVIIPLIVSSIITGIAGIGTPESLGRLGLKTIGFYFFTSFLAIILGLTLVNLIKPGVGADLSFAETMETLPAADQSLGQLLIGSVPENIFKSLAEGNMLPIIFFSMLFGYFANLTSNAHQQVIHRFFNSVFEVMMKITMAVIKLTPLGVFAIIATVISKYSGDANSLTQIFSRMGLYMLTVLLALFIHAFFTLHLVIWIINRINPLRHFKNMSIPLLTAFSTSSSSATLPLTMEAVEHKDGVSPRISSFTLPLGATINMNGTALYECIAAIFIAQAYGIDLTIGQQFIVVITALLAAVGSAGIPMAGLVMMAIVLKAVGLPLEGIGLVLAVDRILDMFRTAVNVYGDTCAAAVIAKSEGEKLNV; encoded by the coding sequence ATGAAAATAAAAAAACCTGAAATGCACTGGCAGATTTTAATTGCTTTGATTGCCGGGACACTTTTTGCAGTATATCTTCCTGATCAGACTGTGTGGATCAGCTGGATGGGGGATCTCTTCCTGAAGCTGCTCAAGATGGTTATCATTCCGCTGATTGTCAGCTCTATAATTACAGGTATCGCCGGAATCGGAACTCCGGAGAGCCTGGGAAGGCTGGGGTTAAAAACCATCGGGTTTTACTTTTTCACAAGTTTTCTTGCGATTATTCTTGGGCTGACCCTGGTGAATCTCATTAAGCCCGGAGTTGGGGCTGATTTGTCCTTTGCGGAAACAATGGAGACACTACCTGCTGCCGATCAATCGCTCGGGCAGTTGCTTATCGGGTCAGTGCCCGAAAATATATTTAAATCCCTGGCAGAGGGAAATATGTTGCCTATTATCTTCTTTTCCATGTTGTTTGGTTATTTTGCAAATCTGACCTCAAACGCTCATCAGCAGGTTATTCACCGGTTTTTTAATTCAGTTTTTGAAGTTATGATGAAGATTACTATGGCAGTTATCAAGCTCACTCCTCTGGGTGTTTTTGCCATCATTGCCACTGTGATTTCGAAATATTCCGGGGATGCAAACTCCCTTACACAGATTTTCTCAAGAATGGGTTTGTATATGCTCACCGTGCTGCTGGCTTTATTCATTCATGCCTTTTTCACACTACACCTTGTGATTTGGATAATCAACCGCATTAACCCACTCAGGCATTTTAAAAATATGTCAATCCCTTTACTAACTGCCTTTTCAACTTCTTCATCGAGTGCAACACTGCCCCTGACTATGGAAGCTGTGGAGCATAAAGATGGGGTATCACCGAGAATTTCAAGCTTTACACTGCCTTTGGGAGCCACGATCAATATGAACGGAACCGCGCTTTATGAGTGTATAGCTGCCATTTTTATTGCTCAGGCTTATGGAATTGATCTTACAATAGGGCAACAATTTATTGTTGTGATCACCGCGTTGCTGGCAGCTGTTGGTTCGGCAGGTATTCCCATGGCCGGCCTTGTAATGATGGCCATTGTCCTTAAAGCCGTTGGCCTGCCGCTTGAGGGGATTGGCCTGGTTCTGGCAGTTGACAGGATACTCGATATGTTCCGTACAGCTGTAAATGTTTATGGAGACACCTGTGCAGCTGCAGTGATTGCCAAATCAGAAGGCGAAAAGCTGAATGTATAA
- a CDS encoding T9SS type A sorting domain-containing protein → MINRNFLFLAFILSWLYGAAQHQNILLGNFRDPNEPSIYIDPKNPDRMMVGVNIDTYYISDDGGYTWSEGRLFSSTLGVWGDPCIVIDTLGNYYFFHLSNPPGPAWIDQIVCQKSSDYGATWNNDKGIGLDGSKAQDKEWAAVNPLTNEICLTWTQFDEYGSLNPNDSSIIRFSKSIDQGETWSNPVRLNRVAGDCIDGDNTVEGAVPAYGPDGEIYVAWAGPGGIMFDRSTDGGNTWLDRDIFVSDQPGGWNYSIPGIYRANGLPVTCCDVSNGPDRGAIYINWSDQRNGFNDTDIWLAKSTDGGFTWSAPIRVNDDEPGKHQFFTWMTIDQSNGNLWFVFYDRRSYQDENTDVYLAVSEDGGESFLNFRVSESPFIPNQNIFFGDYTNIAVQNGVIRPVWTRLHDNQLSILTAIVDDEIVGISAEESLRPAASMTASPNPFSRTSAISFRLKDNSRVSLTLCDLFGRKLLNIMENQMLPAGKYLEHLDPGSGALRPGVYLLRLSTGTSSSVFKIVYSP, encoded by the coding sequence ATGATCAACCGGAATTTCTTATTTCTTGCTTTTATTTTAAGCTGGTTATACGGGGCTGCCCAACACCAGAATATTCTATTGGGCAATTTCAGGGATCCCAACGAGCCATCTATATATATTGATCCGAAGAATCCCGACCGCATGATGGTCGGCGTCAATATTGATACCTATTATATTTCTGATGACGGTGGATATACATGGAGTGAAGGCCGGTTGTTTTCCTCAACCCTGGGTGTTTGGGGAGATCCATGTATTGTAATTGACACCCTGGGAAATTATTACTTTTTTCACCTTTCAAATCCTCCGGGACCCGCATGGATTGATCAGATTGTATGCCAGAAAAGTTCTGATTACGGAGCAACCTGGAACAATGATAAAGGCATTGGCCTCGATGGCAGTAAAGCTCAGGACAAGGAATGGGCTGCAGTTAACCCGTTAACCAATGAAATCTGCCTTACCTGGACACAGTTTGATGAATATGGCAGCCTGAACCCCAACGACAGCAGCATCATCAGGTTTTCCAAATCCATTGATCAGGGCGAAACCTGGAGCAATCCGGTCAGGCTGAACCGGGTGGCAGGAGATTGCATTGATGGCGACAATACTGTTGAAGGGGCGGTTCCGGCTTATGGCCCTGATGGCGAAATCTATGTTGCCTGGGCAGGCCCGGGGGGCATCATGTTTGACCGGTCAACAGATGGCGGAAATACCTGGCTTGACCGGGATATTTTTGTCAGCGATCAGCCCGGTGGCTGGAATTACAGTATCCCCGGCATATACCGTGCAAATGGCCTGCCCGTGACCTGTTGCGATGTCAGTAACGGACCTGACCGCGGGGCAATTTATATAAACTGGTCAGATCAGCGGAACGGATTCAATGATACGGATATCTGGCTGGCAAAATCTACTGACGGAGGATTTACGTGGAGTGCGCCCATACGGGTTAACGACGATGAACCCGGGAAACACCAGTTCTTTACCTGGATGACCATTGATCAATCCAACGGTAATCTCTGGTTTGTTTTTTATGACAGAAGGAGTTATCAGGACGAGAATACGGATGTGTACCTGGCAGTTTCCGAAGATGGTGGTGAATCATTTCTGAACTTCAGGGTCAGCGAATCGCCATTTATCCCGAATCAGAATATTTTTTTCGGGGATTATACCAATATTGCAGTTCAAAATGGTGTTATCAGGCCGGTCTGGACCCGTTTGCACGATAATCAGCTGAGCATACTGACGGCCATTGTGGATGATGAAATTGTCGGAATTTCAGCAGAAGAATCTCTCAGGCCTGCTGCTTCCATGACGGCGTCTCCCAATCCTTTCAGCCGTACTTCAGCCATTTCCTTCCGTTTAAAGGATAATTCCCGGGTAAGCCTGACGCTCTGCGACCTCTTTGGCCGTAAATTGCTCAACATAATGGAGAATCAAATGCTCCCGGCCGGAAAATACCTCGAGCATCTTGATCCCGGCAGTGGAGCCCTCCGGCCTGGTGTTTACCTGTTGCGACTCAGCACAGGAACATCCTCTTCCGTATTTAAGATTGTTTATTCGCCTTGA
- a CDS encoding nuclear transport factor 2 family protein, translating to MRKTISFIAFILLCGMGLPAQESNDEAQIRKVIESAYIEGIHNLGSVDDINRGFHPGFDLLILRNNSLSKLPIYTWLESVLHRKAEQPAGPEHKISVKFLFNDITGNAAVSKIELYREDKLLFTDYLSLYKFNEGWRIVSKIYQQH from the coding sequence ATGAGAAAAACCATTTCGTTTATTGCTTTCATCCTATTATGCGGCATGGGATTGCCGGCTCAGGAGAGCAACGATGAAGCTCAGATCAGAAAGGTGATTGAATCTGCCTACATCGAAGGCATTCATAACCTTGGAAGTGTTGATGACATAAACCGTGGATTTCATCCGGGTTTTGATCTGCTGATCCTCCGGAACAACAGCCTTTCCAAACTACCTATATACACCTGGCTTGAATCTGTGTTGCACCGCAAAGCTGAGCAACCCGCCGGACCGGAGCATAAAATCAGCGTTAAGTTTCTGTTCAATGACATCACCGGGAATGCAGCCGTCTCAAAGATTGAACTATACAGGGAAGACAAACTTTTGTTTACGGACTATCTTTCGTTGTACAAATTCAATGAGGGCTGGAGAATCGTCAGCAAGATTTATCAGCAGCATTAA